In the Methylomagnum ishizawai genome, GGGCGGTGGAAATCCCCGTCCGCTCCGACAGCTATACCGACAGCGCCAATCCCACGGTGAACTACGGGTCCGCCACCATCCTCCCGGCCAACGGCACCGGCAAGACCGTGCTGTTCAAGTTCAAGTCCATGGCCGCCTTCCTCCCGGCCGGTACCACCAGTTCGGGCATCGCCAAGGCCATGCTGCACGTCTGGGTGCGGGGGTCCACCAACAACAGCGCCCGCTTCATCGTGAAAAGGGCCAACGCCGACTGGACGGAGGGCACCCTCACCGCCAACACCGGCCTGACGGACGCCGCGCTCCCCGCGCCGTTCACGGATTCCACCGCCATCAACAACCTGCCGCAGTGGGTCAGCGTGGATGTTTCCGACCTGGTCAAGTACTGGGTGGACAACCCCGGCGATCCGGGCCGTTCGATCATGCTGACCACGACGGCGGGGGAGGTGTCCCTCGACAGCAAGGAGAACACCGACACCAGCCATGCGGCCTTCATCGATGTCACCCTGGTCGGCCCGGCCGGGCCCCAGGGTCCGACCGGAGCCACCGGGGCCACGGGCGCGACCGGCTCGACGGGAGCCACCGGCCCGACCGGAGCCACGGGTCCGACCGGCCCGGCGGGTCCGGGCGTCCCCGTCGGCGGCAGCGCCGGGCAGGTCTTGGCGAAGATCGACGGCACCGACTACAACACCCAGTGGACGACGCCCTCCAGCGGCGGTTCCAACGCCACCAGCCTCCAGGGCACCGCCGTGTCGTCCACGGCGCCGACCAATGGCCAGGTGCTGACCTACGACAGCGGCGGTTCGAATTGGAAACCCATGAATATCCCGCAGCAATTCAATTTCATTATCAATAGTGGCAATAGCACCACCATGAGCGCCCATTACATCACGATCATCGGGGGCACGCAGGCGCAATCCAGCAACGAGCAAGACGGTTTCAGGATGCTGAGCGCCCCGTGTAGCAAGGTTTCCATGAATGTCATCTCCAATACCGTGGTCAGCTCCAATACCTATACCATCAAATTGCGGAAGGCCACCAATACGGGAAGCTCGTATACCTATAGCGATGTCATGACCTGCGCCAATAACTTCGGAGGCGGCTCCGTCCGGTCTTGCAGCACTTCCAGCAATACCTCGTTCGCCGCGGGGGATGGCCTGGGTATACTCGTGACCGGGGGTACCCAAGCACATAATACGGGCGGCGGCGTGGCGGTATATATGACCGTGACCTGCCAATAGCCAACCATAGCCCACCGCCTTAGCGGACGCTTCCAACGCGCCGCTGGCGGGGGGGCACCGAGCCATTTTCAAGCCACTGGCAGGGTGGGTATATTCCATACCCACCGCAACCTCCCGCGACACTGGGCA is a window encoding:
- a CDS encoding DNRLRE domain-containing protein, translating into MTKPTQTLLCAALAMAVLAPLAARAVEIPVRSDSYTDSANPTVNYGSATILPANGTGKTVLFKFKSMAAFLPAGTTSSGIAKAMLHVWVRGSTNNSARFIVKRANADWTEGTLTANTGLTDAALPAPFTDSTAINNLPQWVSVDVSDLVKYWVDNPGDPGRSIMLTTTAGEVSLDSKENTDTSHAAFIDVTLVGPAGPQGPTGATGATGATGSTGATGPTGATGPTGPAGPGVPVGGSAGQVLAKIDGTDYNTQWTTPSSGGSNATSLQGTAVSSTAPTNGQVLTYDSGGSNWKPMNIPQQFNFIINSGNSTTMSAHYITIIGGTQAQSSNEQDGFRMLSAPCSKVSMNVISNTVVSSNTYTIKLRKATNTGSSYTYSDVMTCANNFGGGSVRSCSTSSNTSFAAGDGLGILVTGGTQAHNTGGGVAVYMTVTCQ